The DNA sequence CCCGGCGCAAGGCACTGGCTTTTGGCGCCGTACTGTTTGTCCTTGGACTGTATTTGTTAAGCTCCTTTGTGTGGACTATCGAGGTTACCGGTAATCGCAGGGTACCCACGAAAGATATCTTATCCGTAGCTTCCGCGGCCGGCCTGAACCGGGGAGTGCCCAAATGGCGTTTAGATTGCCCCGCGGTGGAGAGGGCCTTGAAGACAAAGTTGCCCACCATTTCCTGGGCCGGCGTATATGTCAGGGGGACAAGGGTGACCATTGAAGTGGTGGAAAAAACATTTCCCGAGGAGAAAAATCAATCTCCCGCCCATATTACAGCTATTAAGGCGGGCTTAATTAAAGAGGTCCTGGTGTTTAACGGCCATGCGGCGGTGAAGGAAGGGGATACGGTAGTTCCCGGTCAAATTTTGATTTCCGGGATTATCCCTCCCCCTGAAGAACCCGGGCCCGAACAACCGCCAGTGCCCGAAACACAAAGGGAACAACCCGTCCCTCGCCGGCCCACGTACGTTCACGCTGCGGGCATCGTCAGGGCCCGGGTATGGTATGAAGGTTACGGTGAAGCTCCTCTGGTTGAAAACGGAGAACGCTTTACCGGTCGCCAGGTTACCAGGGTTTGTATGAAAATCAAAAGCAGGGAAATAATTTTAGCAGGTCCCCAGAAAATACCCTTTTTGCATTATCAAACCGAGACCAGTGTGAAAAAGCCTCCTCCATGGAGGAATCTACAGTTGCCTGTCGAACTTGTTATCAGTAAAAACCGTGAAGTGGAAAGCTACCGGTTGGTCAGGGACCGGGCCGAAGCCCGCCGCCTGGCCGGGGAAAGGGCGTTACAGGCAATACAAAAGCAGTTGCCTCGAGGAGCCAGGATAGTCCACAAGCAACTGGATGAGCTGGTGGTGAAAGAGCCGGAGAGCCTGGTGCGGGTCAAAGCCTTTGTGGAGAGCCTTGAGGAAATCGGTACCGAACAACCCTTTACCCCGGGGGAAGAGTCTCAAAATCAGGCACCGGCGGCTTCACCCCCTTCCCAGCCATAACAGGTCTTTTCTAGCTATAGAAACAAGAGGGAGTTGGAGGGATAAGTTGGGCGAACACACTGAAGCCAGGGTGATCCTGGACAACATTGCCACAGCGGCTGAGATTTTCGGGCGTCACGAT is a window from the Desulfofundulus luciae genome containing:
- the yqfD gene encoding sporulation protein YqfD, with amino-acid sequence MFLFRLMNFIIGYVTIAIRGEAPEKFINMAAARGIFLWDIARPGEQIMRANVRLNAVRPLRHIARRTRCHFYITRRVGLPFFWMRLARRKALAFGAVLFVLGLYLLSSFVWTIEVTGNRRVPTKDILSVASAAGLNRGVPKWRLDCPAVERALKTKLPTISWAGVYVRGTRVTIEVVEKTFPEEKNQSPAHITAIKAGLIKEVLVFNGHAAVKEGDTVVPGQILISGIIPPPEEPGPEQPPVPETQREQPVPRRPTYVHAAGIVRARVWYEGYGEAPLVENGERFTGRQVTRVCMKIKSREIILAGPQKIPFLHYQTETSVKKPPPWRNLQLPVELVISKNREVESYRLVRDRAEARRLAGERALQAIQKQLPRGARIVHKQLDELVVKEPESLVRVKAFVESLEEIGTEQPFTPGEESQNQAPAASPPSQP